The Legionella sp. PATHC032 genome has a window encoding:
- the lpxC gene encoding UDP-3-O-acyl-N-acetylglucosamine deacetylase, giving the protein MIKQRTPKKVIQATGVGLHSGEKVLLTLRPAPVNTGIVFRRVDLSPVVEIPASYEYVGDTMLCTTLHHGKVKIATVEHLLSALAGLGIDNAYIDVNAPEIPIMDGSAAPFVFLIQSAGIREQNAAKRYIRILKPIRVEDNGKYVQFLPHKGYKITFTIGFEHPVFNDRPQTVSFDFSGTSYVKEVCRARTFGFLSDYEKLRECDLAKGGSLDNAIVVDDYRVLNEDGLRFESEFVTHKVLDAIGDLYLLGSSLIGAFEGYKSGHELNNRLLRELMVRQDAWEYTYFDTENYLPAVHPEFYPVEA; this is encoded by the coding sequence ATGATAAAACAAAGAACTCCTAAAAAGGTAATCCAGGCTACTGGTGTTGGATTACATTCCGGTGAGAAAGTGCTTTTAACCTTAAGACCAGCCCCTGTAAACACGGGTATCGTTTTTAGACGCGTCGATTTGTCACCTGTTGTCGAAATACCTGCCTCCTACGAATACGTTGGGGATACTATGCTTTGTACTACTCTTCATCATGGCAAGGTGAAAATTGCAACAGTGGAGCATTTATTATCTGCCCTGGCTGGGTTAGGTATTGATAACGCATATATAGATGTTAATGCTCCAGAGATTCCAATTATGGATGGAAGCGCCGCACCATTTGTATTTTTAATTCAATCAGCGGGTATCCGAGAGCAGAATGCAGCAAAAAGATATATCCGAATTCTTAAGCCTATACGAGTCGAAGACAATGGAAAGTATGTTCAGTTCCTCCCTCATAAAGGATATAAAATAACATTTACCATAGGTTTTGAGCATCCGGTTTTTAATGATAGACCACAAACAGTGAGCTTTGATTTTTCTGGAACATCGTATGTCAAAGAAGTTTGTAGAGCGAGAACTTTTGGTTTTCTTTCAGATTATGAAAAATTGAGAGAATGTGATCTGGCAAAAGGTGGTAGCTTAGATAATGCTATTGTTGTAGATGATTATCGTGTTCTTAATGAAGATGGTCTCCGCTTTGAATCAGAATTTGTCACTCACAAAGTATTAGACGCTATTGGTGATCTTTATTTATTGGGTTCCAGCTTAATTGGCGCATTTGAAGGGTATAAATCTGGTCACGAATTGAATAACAGATTGTTGCGTGAATTAATGGTTAGGCAGGATGCTTGGGAATACACCTACTTTGATACAGAAAATTATCTGCCTGCGGTTCACCCTGAATTTTATCCTGTTGAAGCCTGA
- the ftsZ gene encoding cell division protein FtsZ, with amino-acid sequence MFELMESSQQENNAVIKVVGVGGGGGNAVEHMVAENIDGVEFICANTDAQALRGSSAKIHIQLGDALTKGLGAGANPQIGREAAEEDREHIKEILSGADMVFITAGMGGGTGTGAAPVFAEIAKELGILTVAVVTKPFSFEGKQRALAAEEGIRRLAEHVDSLITIPNNKLLSVLGKNISLLNAFKAANNVLLGAVKGISDLITRPGLINVDFADVRTVMSEMGMAMMGTGSAVGEQRARQAAEAAIASPLLEDVNFSGARGILVNITAGLDMSIGEFEEVGDVVKEFISDDATVVVGTVIDPEMTDEMRVTVIVTGLGDNRQRQQQPQQPLRARLVETTRSDGSLDYQQLERPAVIRKQAQTGTATTATKQTNNGSENVPDVDYLDIPAFLRRQEEA; translated from the coding sequence ATGTTTGAATTAATGGAAAGCAGCCAGCAAGAAAATAATGCTGTCATCAAGGTTGTAGGTGTTGGTGGTGGCGGTGGTAACGCTGTCGAACATATGGTCGCTGAAAATATTGATGGTGTAGAGTTTATTTGTGCGAATACCGATGCACAAGCTTTGAGAGGATCTAGTGCCAAAATCCACATTCAATTGGGTGATGCACTGACCAAGGGCTTAGGGGCAGGTGCGAATCCACAAATTGGAAGAGAAGCAGCAGAAGAAGACAGAGAGCACATTAAAGAGATTCTTAGTGGTGCGGATATGGTCTTTATTACAGCCGGAATGGGTGGAGGAACAGGGACTGGAGCTGCTCCTGTTTTTGCTGAAATTGCTAAGGAACTAGGTATTTTAACGGTCGCTGTGGTAACTAAACCATTTTCTTTTGAAGGAAAACAAAGAGCGCTTGCTGCTGAGGAAGGTATTCGACGTTTGGCTGAGCACGTGGATTCATTAATTACTATTCCTAATAATAAATTATTAAGTGTTTTAGGAAAAAATATCAGTTTGCTCAATGCATTTAAAGCTGCAAACAATGTGTTGCTTGGTGCTGTGAAAGGTATCTCTGATTTAATTACTCGCCCTGGCTTGATTAATGTTGATTTTGCAGATGTTCGCACTGTGATGTCCGAGATGGGAATGGCCATGATGGGAACAGGAAGCGCAGTTGGCGAGCAAAGAGCACGTCAAGCGGCAGAAGCAGCGATTGCGTCTCCTTTATTGGAGGATGTGAATTTCTCTGGTGCTCGCGGAATATTAGTGAATATCACCGCTGGCCTTGATATGTCTATTGGTGAGTTTGAAGAAGTAGGTGACGTGGTTAAAGAATTTATTTCTGATGATGCCACTGTAGTTGTAGGAACTGTTATTGATCCTGAAATGACAGATGAGATGAGAGTAACCGTGATTGTGACTGGTTTAGGTGATAATAGACAGCGTCAGCAACAGCCACAACAACCTCTCAGAGCACGTTTGGTTGAAACTACAAGAAGCGATGGTTCTCTTGATTACCAACAACTGGAGCGACCTGCGGTGATTCGTAAGCAAGCTCAGACTGGTACTGCAACAACAGCGACAAAGCAAACCAATAATGGTAGTGAGAATGTTCCTGATGTGGATTACCTGGATATACCGGCATTTTTACGTAGACAAGAAGAAGCATAG
- the ftsA gene encoding cell division protein FtsA, translating into MAKKIEKNIITGLDIGTSKIIALIGEVTSDGTIEIIGIGRHPSRGLKRGVVVDIETTVNSIQRAVQEAELMAGCEVRTVYAGIAGSHIRSLNSHGIVAIRDQEVSQADVERVIDAAKAVAIPADQKILHILPQEFIIDHQGSIREPIGMAGVRLESRVHIVTGSVSAAQNIVKCVRRCGLEVIDIILEQLASSHAVLTEDEKELGVCLIDIGGGTTDIAIFCEGAIQHTSVIPIAGDQVTNDIAMALRTPTKAAEAIKVNHACALPELANPNQMLEVTSVNDRPGRKISAKALSDVVSARYEELFSLVRNELRRSGFEDRLAAGIVLTGGASNVRGAIELAELCFEMPVRKGCAHYVSGLTEATENPSFATGVGLLLHGFQQQYESGYNVPAMNDSGKSIWSRMKEWFQGNF; encoded by the coding sequence ATGGCTAAAAAAATAGAAAAAAATATTATCACAGGGTTGGATATTGGAACTTCAAAAATTATTGCGTTGATTGGTGAAGTAACATCAGATGGAACGATAGAAATTATAGGTATTGGCCGTCATCCCTCTCGCGGATTAAAGCGAGGAGTTGTAGTTGATATAGAAACCACAGTCAATTCAATCCAGCGTGCTGTACAAGAAGCTGAATTAATGGCAGGCTGCGAGGTGAGGACGGTTTACGCAGGTATTGCTGGGAGCCATATACGTAGCCTCAATTCCCATGGTATTGTGGCGATCCGTGATCAGGAAGTATCTCAAGCCGATGTGGAAAGGGTTATTGATGCAGCAAAGGCAGTGGCAATCCCTGCTGATCAAAAGATACTTCATATATTACCACAAGAATTTATCATTGATCATCAAGGCAGTATTCGTGAGCCAATAGGTATGGCTGGTGTAAGACTGGAATCTCGGGTTCATATTGTTACTGGTTCTGTCAGTGCTGCCCAAAATATTGTGAAGTGTGTCAGGCGCTGTGGTCTGGAAGTAATTGATATCATTCTGGAACAATTGGCTTCAAGCCATGCTGTTCTTACTGAGGATGAAAAAGAGCTTGGGGTTTGTTTAATTGACATAGGTGGCGGGACTACTGATATTGCGATATTTTGTGAGGGCGCTATCCAGCATACCTCAGTTATACCGATTGCAGGTGATCAAGTGACAAATGATATTGCAATGGCCTTGCGTACGCCAACCAAGGCAGCAGAAGCAATTAAGGTCAATCATGCTTGTGCATTACCAGAATTAGCCAATCCAAACCAAATGTTAGAAGTTACCAGCGTCAATGATAGGCCCGGGCGAAAAATCTCGGCTAAAGCTTTGTCAGATGTCGTTTCAGCTCGATACGAGGAATTATTTTCTTTGGTACGCAATGAATTACGTCGCAGTGGATTTGAAGATCGTTTGGCCGCTGGTATTGTTCTTACTGGTGGAGCTTCTAATGTAAGAGGAGCAATTGAATTAGCTGAACTTTGTTTTGAAATGCCAGTCAGAAAAGGATGTGCGCATTATGTCTCCGGTTTGACTGAAGCGACAGAAAATCCTTCGTTTGCAACTGGGGTCGGTTTATTGCTTCATGGCTTTCAACAGCAATATGAAAGTGGCTATAATGTGCCAGCAATGAATGATAGTGGTAAAAGCATTTGGTCACGCATGAAAGAATGGTTTCAAGGAAATTTTTAG